The Urocitellus parryii isolate mUroPar1 chromosome 6, mUroPar1.hap1, whole genome shotgun sequence genome includes a window with the following:
- the Snph gene encoding syntaphilin isoform X3 encodes MAMSLPGSRRASAGSRRRTSPPVSVRDAYGTSSLSSSSNSGSCKGSGDSSPTPRRSMKYTLCSDNHGIKPPTPEQYLTPLQQKEVCIRHLKARLKDTQDRLQDRDTEIDDLKTQLSRMQEDWIEEECHRVEAQLALKEARKEIKQLKQVIDTVKNNLIDKDKGLQKYFVDINIQNKKLETLLHSMEVAQNGMAKEDGTGESAGGSPARSLTRSSTYTKLSDPAVCQPGDPPSASAEDGPDSGFVAADDTLSRTDALEASSLLSSGVDCGPEEASLHSFNLGPRFPASNTYEKLLCGMEAGVQVSCLQERAIQTDFEQYQPDLDAILEKVTQAQVCGTVPEDRHREPDPHPPGPRDPDSAVVVTVGDELEVPEPITHGPTVHGPGANPSPGPSVSVVCPVEEEEEAAPAEKEPKSYWSRHYIVDLLAVVVPAVPTVAWLCRSQRRQGQPIYNISSLLRGCCTVALHSIRRISCRSLSQPGPSSASGGSQL; translated from the exons ATGGCCATGTCCCTGCCAGGGAGTAGACGGGCCTCTGCCGGATCCCGCAG GCGCACCTCGCCCCCGGTGAGCGTGCGGGACGCCTACGGCACCTCCTccctcagcagcagcagcaactcgGGCTCCTGCAAGGGCAGCGGCGACAGCAGCCCCACGCCCAG GCGCTCCATGAAGTACACACTGTGCAGCGACAACCATGGCATCAAGCCCCCCACCCCCGAGCAGTACCTGACGCCGCTGCAGCAGAAGGAGGTCTGCATCCGCCACCTGAAGGCCCGGCTGAAGGACACCCAGGACCGGCTCCAGGACCG GGACACAGAGATCGATGACCTGAAGACGCAGCTGTCGCGCATGCAGGAGGACTGGATCGAGGAGGAGTGCCATCGCGTGGAGGCCCAGCTGGCCCTGAAGGAGGCCCGCAAGGAGATCAAACAGCTCAAGCAGGTCATCGACACGGTCAAGAACAACCTGATCGACAAGGACAAGGGGCTGCAGAAGTACTTTGTGGACATCAACATCCAGAACAAGAAGCTGGAGACGCTGCTGCACAGCATGGAGGTGGCCCAGAACGGCATGGCCAAGGAGGATGGCACCGGGGAGTCTGCCGGCGGGTCCCCCGCCCGCTCCCTCACCCGCAGCTCCACCTACACCAAGCTCAGCGACCCTGCTGTCTGCCAGCCTGGTGACCCCCCCAGCGCCTCCGCCGAGGATGGACCTGACAGTGGCTTTGTGGCCGCTGATGACACGCTGAGCCGGACTGATGCCCTGGAGGCCAGCAGCCTGCTCTCATCCGGGGTGGACTGTGGCCCCGAGGAGGCCTCGCTGCACAGCTTCAACCTGGGGCCCCGCTTCCCCGCCAGCAACACCTACGAGAAGCTTCTGTGCGGCATGGAGGCCGGCGTGCAGGTCAGCTGCCTGCAGGAGCGCGCCATCCAGACAGACTTCGAGCAGTACCAGCCCGACCTGGACGCCATCCTGGAGAAAGTGACCCAGGCCCAGGTCTGTGGGACAGTTCCCGAGGACAGGCACCGGGAGCCAGATCCCCACCCCCCAGGGCCCAGAGACCCCGATTCAGCAGTGGTGGTGACCGTGGGCGACGAGCTCGAGGTCCCGGAGCCCATTACCCACGGGCCCACCGTGCACGGACCTGGAGCCAACCCCAGCCCCGGCCCGTCAGTGAGCGTGGTGTGCCccgtggaggaggaggaggaggccgccCCGGCTGAGAAGGAGCCCAAGAGCTACTGGAGCCGCCACTACATCGTGGATCTGCTGGCCGTGGTGGTGCCGGCCGTGCCCACGGTGGCCTGGCTCTGCCGCTCCCAGCGGCGCCAGGGCCAGCCCATCTACAACATCAGCTCCCTGCTGCGGGGCTGCTGCACGGTGGCCTTGCACTCCATCCGCAGAATCAGCTGCCGCTCGCTGAGCCAGCCGGGGCCCAGCTCGGCCAGCGGGGGCTCCCAGCTCTGA
- the Snph gene encoding syntaphilin isoform X1: MPGSGPSERMTWPGPALPAAPPTRPLSSAPGTPPIPPLTRTRSLMAMSLPGSRRASAGSRRRTSPPVSVRDAYGTSSLSSSSNSGSCKGSGDSSPTPRRSMKYTLCSDNHGIKPPTPEQYLTPLQQKEVCIRHLKARLKDTQDRLQDRDTEIDDLKTQLSRMQEDWIEEECHRVEAQLALKEARKEIKQLKQVIDTVKNNLIDKDKGLQKYFVDINIQNKKLETLLHSMEVAQNGMAKEDGTGESAGGSPARSLTRSSTYTKLSDPAVCQPGDPPSASAEDGPDSGFVAADDTLSRTDALEASSLLSSGVDCGPEEASLHSFNLGPRFPASNTYEKLLCGMEAGVQVSCLQERAIQTDFEQYQPDLDAILEKVTQAQVCGTVPEDRHREPDPHPPGPRDPDSAVVVTVGDELEVPEPITHGPTVHGPGANPSPGPSVSVVCPVEEEEEAAPAEKEPKSYWSRHYIVDLLAVVVPAVPTVAWLCRSQRRQGQPIYNISSLLRGCCTVALHSIRRISCRSLSQPGPSSASGGSQL, encoded by the exons ATGCCGGGCAGCGGCCCCAGTGAGAGGATGACATGGCCTGGCCCGGCCCTCCCTGCGGCCCCCCCAACCCGCCCTCTCTCCTCAGCCCCGGGGACACCGCCTATCCCGCCCCTCACCCGGACCCGCAGCCTCATGGCCATGTCCCTGCCAGGGAGTAGACGGGCCTCTGCCGGATCCCGCAG GCGCACCTCGCCCCCGGTGAGCGTGCGGGACGCCTACGGCACCTCCTccctcagcagcagcagcaactcgGGCTCCTGCAAGGGCAGCGGCGACAGCAGCCCCACGCCCAG GCGCTCCATGAAGTACACACTGTGCAGCGACAACCATGGCATCAAGCCCCCCACCCCCGAGCAGTACCTGACGCCGCTGCAGCAGAAGGAGGTCTGCATCCGCCACCTGAAGGCCCGGCTGAAGGACACCCAGGACCGGCTCCAGGACCG GGACACAGAGATCGATGACCTGAAGACGCAGCTGTCGCGCATGCAGGAGGACTGGATCGAGGAGGAGTGCCATCGCGTGGAGGCCCAGCTGGCCCTGAAGGAGGCCCGCAAGGAGATCAAACAGCTCAAGCAGGTCATCGACACGGTCAAGAACAACCTGATCGACAAGGACAAGGGGCTGCAGAAGTACTTTGTGGACATCAACATCCAGAACAAGAAGCTGGAGACGCTGCTGCACAGCATGGAGGTGGCCCAGAACGGCATGGCCAAGGAGGATGGCACCGGGGAGTCTGCCGGCGGGTCCCCCGCCCGCTCCCTCACCCGCAGCTCCACCTACACCAAGCTCAGCGACCCTGCTGTCTGCCAGCCTGGTGACCCCCCCAGCGCCTCCGCCGAGGATGGACCTGACAGTGGCTTTGTGGCCGCTGATGACACGCTGAGCCGGACTGATGCCCTGGAGGCCAGCAGCCTGCTCTCATCCGGGGTGGACTGTGGCCCCGAGGAGGCCTCGCTGCACAGCTTCAACCTGGGGCCCCGCTTCCCCGCCAGCAACACCTACGAGAAGCTTCTGTGCGGCATGGAGGCCGGCGTGCAGGTCAGCTGCCTGCAGGAGCGCGCCATCCAGACAGACTTCGAGCAGTACCAGCCCGACCTGGACGCCATCCTGGAGAAAGTGACCCAGGCCCAGGTCTGTGGGACAGTTCCCGAGGACAGGCACCGGGAGCCAGATCCCCACCCCCCAGGGCCCAGAGACCCCGATTCAGCAGTGGTGGTGACCGTGGGCGACGAGCTCGAGGTCCCGGAGCCCATTACCCACGGGCCCACCGTGCACGGACCTGGAGCCAACCCCAGCCCCGGCCCGTCAGTGAGCGTGGTGTGCCccgtggaggaggaggaggaggccgccCCGGCTGAGAAGGAGCCCAAGAGCTACTGGAGCCGCCACTACATCGTGGATCTGCTGGCCGTGGTGGTGCCGGCCGTGCCCACGGTGGCCTGGCTCTGCCGCTCCCAGCGGCGCCAGGGCCAGCCCATCTACAACATCAGCTCCCTGCTGCGGGGCTGCTGCACGGTGGCCTTGCACTCCATCCGCAGAATCAGCTGCCGCTCGCTGAGCCAGCCGGGGCCCAGCTCGGCCAGCGGGGGCTCCCAGCTCTGA
- the Snph gene encoding syntaphilin isoform X2 → MRRSMKYTLCSDNHGIKPPTPEQYLTPLQQKEVCIRHLKARLKDTQDRLQDRDTEIDDLKTQLSRMQEDWIEEECHRVEAQLALKEARKEIKQLKQVIDTVKNNLIDKDKGLQKYFVDINIQNKKLETLLHSMEVAQNGMAKEDGTGESAGGSPARSLTRSSTYTKLSDPAVCQPGDPPSASAEDGPDSGFVAADDTLSRTDALEASSLLSSGVDCGPEEASLHSFNLGPRFPASNTYEKLLCGMEAGVQVSCLQERAIQTDFEQYQPDLDAILEKVTQAQVCGTVPEDRHREPDPHPPGPRDPDSAVVVTVGDELEVPEPITHGPTVHGPGANPSPGPSVSVVCPVEEEEEAAPAEKEPKSYWSRHYIVDLLAVVVPAVPTVAWLCRSQRRQGQPIYNISSLLRGCCTVALHSIRRISCRSLSQPGPSSASGGSQL, encoded by the exons ATGAG GCGCTCCATGAAGTACACACTGTGCAGCGACAACCATGGCATCAAGCCCCCCACCCCCGAGCAGTACCTGACGCCGCTGCAGCAGAAGGAGGTCTGCATCCGCCACCTGAAGGCCCGGCTGAAGGACACCCAGGACCGGCTCCAGGACCG GGACACAGAGATCGATGACCTGAAGACGCAGCTGTCGCGCATGCAGGAGGACTGGATCGAGGAGGAGTGCCATCGCGTGGAGGCCCAGCTGGCCCTGAAGGAGGCCCGCAAGGAGATCAAACAGCTCAAGCAGGTCATCGACACGGTCAAGAACAACCTGATCGACAAGGACAAGGGGCTGCAGAAGTACTTTGTGGACATCAACATCCAGAACAAGAAGCTGGAGACGCTGCTGCACAGCATGGAGGTGGCCCAGAACGGCATGGCCAAGGAGGATGGCACCGGGGAGTCTGCCGGCGGGTCCCCCGCCCGCTCCCTCACCCGCAGCTCCACCTACACCAAGCTCAGCGACCCTGCTGTCTGCCAGCCTGGTGACCCCCCCAGCGCCTCCGCCGAGGATGGACCTGACAGTGGCTTTGTGGCCGCTGATGACACGCTGAGCCGGACTGATGCCCTGGAGGCCAGCAGCCTGCTCTCATCCGGGGTGGACTGTGGCCCCGAGGAGGCCTCGCTGCACAGCTTCAACCTGGGGCCCCGCTTCCCCGCCAGCAACACCTACGAGAAGCTTCTGTGCGGCATGGAGGCCGGCGTGCAGGTCAGCTGCCTGCAGGAGCGCGCCATCCAGACAGACTTCGAGCAGTACCAGCCCGACCTGGACGCCATCCTGGAGAAAGTGACCCAGGCCCAGGTCTGTGGGACAGTTCCCGAGGACAGGCACCGGGAGCCAGATCCCCACCCCCCAGGGCCCAGAGACCCCGATTCAGCAGTGGTGGTGACCGTGGGCGACGAGCTCGAGGTCCCGGAGCCCATTACCCACGGGCCCACCGTGCACGGACCTGGAGCCAACCCCAGCCCCGGCCCGTCAGTGAGCGTGGTGTGCCccgtggaggaggaggaggaggccgccCCGGCTGAGAAGGAGCCCAAGAGCTACTGGAGCCGCCACTACATCGTGGATCTGCTGGCCGTGGTGGTGCCGGCCGTGCCCACGGTGGCCTGGCTCTGCCGCTCCCAGCGGCGCCAGGGCCAGCCCATCTACAACATCAGCTCCCTGCTGCGGGGCTGCTGCACGGTGGCCTTGCACTCCATCCGCAGAATCAGCTGCCGCTCGCTGAGCCAGCCGGGGCCCAGCTCGGCCAGCGGGGGCTCCCAGCTCTGA